A genomic window from Winogradskyella sp. J14-2 includes:
- a CDS encoding GIY-YIG nuclease family protein, which produces MSKVIAAHNYYVYIITNKNKTVLYIGVTNNLVDRLHYHNNPEAHSKSFSHKYKCKHLIYYEHFLDIEVAIKREKQLKRWRRSKKEALINSQNPNWDFLNDKI; this is translated from the coding sequence ATGTCAAAAGTTATTGCTGCTCATAATTATTATGTCTATATAATAACCAATAAAAACAAAACAGTCCTATATATTGGTGTTACAAATAATTTAGTTGATAGACTTCATTATCACAATAACCCTGAAGCGCATTCCAAATCTTTTTCACATAAATATAAATGCAAACATCTTATCTATTACGAACATTTTTTAGATATTGAAGTTGCAATAAAAAGAGAAAAACAACTTAAACGTTGGAGAAGGTCAAAAAAAGAAGCTTTAATTAACTCTCAAAACCCTAATTGGGATTTTCTTAATGATAAGATTTGA
- a CDS encoding NAD(P)H-dependent glycerol-3-phosphate dehydrogenase, with protein MSESKKYAVFGAGSWATAIVKMLCENLDEVGWYMRSVYTKEHILKEQHNPSYLSSVEFHTEQLKLSNDINEIAEWADVLFFAIPSAFMHSELEKLTLDISNKIIVSAVKGIIPESGLLVGEHFHDIYNIPFENIAVIAGPCHAEEVALERLSYLTISCADAIKAKAIAKNLSSDYIKTKTSDDIIGVEYAVMLKNIYAIAAGIAHGLGYGDNFQSVLMSNSIREMKRFIKKMHKMKRNINNSAYLGDLLVTGYSVFSRNRMFGNMIGKGYTVKSAQMEMNMVAEGYYATKSAFELNKKNKKKTHLPIINAVYEILYENKNPKKVFQKLTEKLD; from the coding sequence ATGAGTGAATCTAAAAAATATGCAGTATTTGGTGCAGGAAGTTGGGCAACAGCCATTGTAAAAATGCTTTGCGAAAACTTAGATGAAGTAGGCTGGTACATGCGTAGCGTTTACACCAAAGAACACATATTAAAAGAACAACATAATCCAAGCTACTTAAGCTCAGTAGAGTTTCATACAGAGCAATTAAAACTTAGCAATGATATAAATGAAATTGCTGAATGGGCAGATGTCTTGTTTTTTGCCATTCCGTCTGCTTTTATGCACTCAGAGTTGGAAAAACTCACTTTAGATATTAGTAATAAAATTATTGTCTCTGCTGTAAAAGGTATCATTCCAGAATCTGGATTGTTGGTCGGTGAGCATTTTCATGACATTTATAATATTCCGTTTGAAAATATTGCGGTTATCGCAGGCCCATGTCATGCCGAAGAAGTTGCCCTAGAGCGCTTATCTTACCTTACCATTTCTTGCGCAGATGCCATTAAAGCCAAGGCCATTGCCAAAAACTTATCTAGTGACTATATAAAAACCAAAACTAGTGACGATATTATTGGTGTAGAATATGCTGTTATGCTGAAGAATATTTACGCTATTGCTGCTGGTATTGCGCACGGACTTGGTTATGGTGATAATTTTCAAAGTGTATTGATGAGTAACTCTATTCGTGAAATGAAACGTTTTATTAAGAAAATGCACAAGATGAAACGTAACATCAATAATTCTGCTTATTTGGGTGATTTATTGGTTACTGGTTATTCTGTATTTTCTAGAAATAGGATGTTTGGTAATATGATTGGCAAAGGCTATACCGTAAAATCTGCACAAATGGAAATGAATATGGTTGCTGAAGGGTATTACGCTACCAAAAGTGCTTTTGAACTCAACAAAAAGAACAAAAAGAAGACACACTTACCTATTATTAATGCGGTTTACGAAATACTTTATGAAAACAAGAACCCTAAAAAGGTTTTTCAGAAACTAACTGAGAAGCTGGATTAA
- a CDS encoding BatD family protein — protein MKIIKNITIVLFLLASSLTYAQVKFEAKVSKQKLGVNERLRIDFEMNQDGDNFVPPNFDDFTVVGGPNTSLKNMYVNGKRTYKKTYSYFLAPKKKGKFTIKQATIEIDGEVYKTFPVTVTVTAAVDKPNGPPDAADIASDKIHLVAEVSNGNPYLNEPTTVVYKLYVSTEVGISSNWREKQTPRYNDFWSQNIEIKGLNIQRGEYKGEDYRYVVLRKTVLYPQKTGKLKLEPLVLDITVEVPTGRANIFGQQIMTQVPKTVTAGSRTINVKPLPEQGKPSDFKGAVGDFDFKVTTSKNQLDATESLQAKIEVKGRGNLKLFELPKLNTPSSLEVYEPEHNENVRTGLGGMQGSISDTYTIVPQYRGKYPIPPISFSYFDLKSETYKRITSDEIIIDVVNGPIASVENSKNTVASNTKQTVKPSANTFAFIKTTSNWESMTKKSFFKSTSFWCLLLLPFLAIPLAIIIRRTKEKRDADVVGTRIRKADRLAKKYLSEAKKNLGQKALFYESLERALHNYLKAKLNIETSDFNKEKIEALLTKKQVNTHVVTEFISILESCELARYTPITNVTMQNDYDKAAKTISLIDKQLRK, from the coding sequence ATGAAAATCATCAAAAACATAACAATAGTATTATTCCTACTTGCATCAAGTCTAACCTACGCTCAAGTAAAATTTGAAGCTAAGGTTAGTAAGCAAAAGTTAGGTGTTAATGAGCGCTTGCGTATTGATTTTGAGATGAATCAAGATGGAGACAATTTTGTACCTCCCAACTTTGATGATTTTACAGTTGTTGGTGGTCCCAACACCTCTTTAAAAAACATGTATGTCAATGGTAAAAGAACCTACAAAAAAACCTACAGCTATTTCTTGGCGCCAAAAAAAAAAGGTAAGTTTACAATAAAGCAAGCTACCATAGAGATTGATGGTGAGGTTTATAAAACGTTTCCTGTAACGGTGACTGTAACAGCCGCAGTAGATAAGCCAAATGGTCCACCAGATGCAGCAGATATTGCTTCTGATAAAATTCATTTAGTGGCTGAGGTATCTAACGGCAATCCTTATTTAAACGAGCCAACAACAGTAGTCTATAAACTATATGTATCTACAGAGGTCGGAATAAGTAGTAATTGGCGAGAAAAGCAAACACCAAGATATAACGACTTCTGGAGCCAAAATATCGAAATAAAGGGTTTAAATATTCAAAGAGGAGAGTACAAAGGTGAAGACTACCGTTATGTAGTATTAAGAAAAACGGTTTTATATCCTCAAAAAACCGGTAAATTAAAGTTAGAACCATTAGTTTTAGATATAACGGTCGAAGTACCAACTGGTAGAGCCAATATATTTGGCCAGCAAATAATGACTCAAGTCCCAAAAACCGTTACTGCTGGTAGTAGAACAATTAACGTAAAACCATTACCAGAGCAAGGCAAGCCATCAGATTTTAAAGGAGCAGTGGGTGACTTTGATTTTAAGGTTACAACATCAAAAAATCAATTAGATGCCACAGAGTCACTACAAGCAAAAATTGAAGTTAAAGGTAGAGGAAACCTAAAATTATTTGAACTTCCAAAGTTAAACACGCCAAGTTCTTTAGAGGTTTATGAGCCAGAACACAATGAAAACGTACGCACAGGTTTAGGCGGCATGCAAGGAAGCATTTCTGATACCTACACCATTGTACCTCAATATCGCGGTAAATACCCAATACCACCTATATCATTTTCATATTTCGATCTTAAGTCAGAAACCTACAAGCGTATCACATCAGATGAGATCATTATAGATGTTGTAAATGGACCCATAGCTTCAGTAGAAAATTCAAAAAACACAGTGGCCTCCAATACAAAACAAACTGTAAAACCTAGTGCTAATACCTTTGCTTTTATAAAGACGACTTCTAATTGGGAATCCATGACCAAAAAAAGCTTTTTTAAATCAACGAGTTTTTGGTGCCTGTTATTATTGCCCTTTTTAGCAATTCCGTTAGCAATTATTATAAGGAGAACAAAAGAAAAACGTGATGCTGATGTTGTTGGCACCCGTATAAGAAAAGCAGATCGTTTAGCAAAAAAATACTTAAGTGAGGCCAAGAAAAATTTAGGTCAAAAAGCTTTGTTCTATGAATCGCTAGAAAGAGCACTTCATAATTATTTAAAGGCAAAGCTAAATATAGAAACCAGCGATTTTAATAAAGAGAAGATAGAAGCATTGCTTACAAAAAAACAGGTAAATACCCATGTTGTCACTGAATTTATTTCAATCTTAGAAAGTTGCGAATTGGCAAGATATACACCAATAACCAACGTGACTATGCAAAATGATTATGACAAAGCTGCAAAAACAATTTCATTAATAGACAAACAACTACGAAAATGA
- the pheS gene encoding phenylalanine--tRNA ligase subunit alpha, with the protein MIDKLKELIAEAEAFSAQSKEEVEAFRIKYLGSKGLLKQYFAEFKNVANEQKKEFGQTINQLKKTAEDKVNALKESLESQEEDKGIYGDLSRPGEPIALGARHPISIVKNQIIDIFSRIGFNVSEGPEIEDDWHNFTALNLPEYHPARDMQDTFFIQTNPDILLRTHTSSVQVRYMENNKPPIRTISPGRVYRNEAISARSHCFFHQVEGLYIDKDVSFADLKQTLQYFTTEMFGKSKIRLRPSYFPFTEPSAEVDVYWGLETETDYKITKGTGWLEIMGCGMVDPNVLENCGIDSKAYSGFAFGMGIDRIAMLLNQISDIRLLSENDVRFLEQFKSAL; encoded by the coding sequence ATGATAGATAAGTTAAAAGAGCTGATAGCAGAGGCGGAAGCGTTTTCTGCACAGTCAAAAGAAGAAGTAGAAGCATTTAGAATTAAATATTTAGGATCTAAGGGATTACTAAAACAGTATTTTGCTGAATTCAAAAACGTGGCAAACGAGCAAAAGAAAGAGTTTGGTCAGACCATTAACCAGCTTAAGAAAACTGCAGAGGATAAAGTAAATGCTTTAAAGGAATCTCTAGAAAGCCAAGAAGAGGATAAAGGCATTTATGGTGATTTGTCGCGTCCTGGAGAGCCTATTGCTTTGGGTGCGCGTCATCCTATATCTATCGTTAAGAATCAAATTATTGATATATTTTCACGCATTGGTTTCAATGTTAGTGAAGGTCCAGAAATTGAAGATGATTGGCACAATTTCACAGCTTTAAACTTACCAGAATATCACCCAGCACGCGATATGCAAGATACGTTTTTTATTCAAACCAATCCAGATATCTTATTAAGAACACATACAAGCTCCGTGCAGGTGCGTTATATGGAAAATAATAAACCACCTATTAGAACTATTTCACCTGGTCGCGTGTATCGTAATGAAGCTATTTCGGCACGTTCGCATTGTTTCTTTCATCAAGTAGAAGGCTTATATATAGACAAGGATGTGAGTTTTGCCGATTTAAAACAAACATTGCAATACTTTACAACAGAAATGTTCGGTAAGTCCAAGATTCGTTTACGACCTTCTTATTTTCCGTTTACTGAGCCAAGTGCTGAGGTTGACGTGTATTGGGGACTTGAGACCGAAACAGATTATAAAATTACCAAAGGAACAGGTTGGTTAGAGATTATGGGTTGTGGTATGGTAGATCCTAATGTTTTGGAAAACTGCGGGATTGATTCTAAAGCATATTCTGGATTTGCTTTCGGAATGGGAATCGATAGAATAGCTATGCTATTGAATCAAATCAGTGATATCAGATTGTTAAGTGAAAATGATGTACGCTTTTTAGAACAGTTTAAGTCTGCATTATAA
- a CDS encoding CvpA family protein has product MSFIDIVLAALLLFGFIRGLFKGLFVEIASLVALVLGVYGAIHFSYFAADLMESKVDWNEKTINIVAFAITFVIIVLAISLAGKALTKLADFAALGLLNKLLGGVFGALKIGLILSVLLIVFNKLNNTLPFMEKEDLEKSVLYTPVKSLAPMIFPNLIKSEEEQKANKKANN; this is encoded by the coding sequence ATGAGTTTTATTGACATTGTTTTAGCTGCTCTATTACTATTTGGATTCATAAGAGGTCTTTTTAAAGGGCTCTTTGTTGAAATAGCATCGCTAGTTGCTCTAGTACTTGGCGTATATGGCGCTATTCACTTTAGTTATTTTGCTGCAGATTTAATGGAATCTAAGGTAGACTGGAACGAAAAAACCATAAATATTGTTGCATTTGCTATAACGTTTGTAATTATTGTATTGGCTATCAGTTTGGCTGGAAAAGCCTTAACAAAACTAGCTGATTTTGCTGCTTTGGGTCTTTTAAACAAATTACTTGGAGGCGTCTTTGGTGCTCTTAAAATAGGTCTCATCCTAAGTGTCTTACTCATTGTTTTTAATAAACTAAACAACACACTACCTTTTATGGAAAAGGAAGATCTAGAAAAAAGTGTTTTGTATACACCTGTAAAATCTCTGGCACCAATGATTTTTCCTAATCTTATAAAGAGCGAGGAAGAGCAAAAGGCCAATAAAAAAGCAAACAATTAA
- a CDS encoding tetratricopeptide repeat protein: MKMKIYIGLIVVLSGYFSFSQNQEIEQLKKERVATDLVYKANELVQNENYISAEMEYRRAISNAPSKAVGAYNLANTYYKNGNYDEALFRTQEAVENAQTKDEKHRAYHNLGNILMQEDNCKEAVEAFKNALRNNPSDEETRYNFALAKECAEQQKDGGGEDNKKDENKEEEKDKEKEEKKEDENKDNKDKKDEGDDDKKEGDKEQDDKGKPQDDKKNNGDKENEKKDPNQKSKPKPGQMSPQQMKNILEAMQNQEQKVQQKINAEKQKGAKVRTEKDW, encoded by the coding sequence ATGAAGATGAAAATTTACATAGGGTTAATTGTTGTTTTATCGGGTTATTTTAGTTTTTCTCAAAACCAGGAGATAGAGCAATTAAAAAAAGAAAGAGTGGCCACCGATTTGGTTTATAAAGCCAATGAATTGGTGCAAAACGAAAACTATATATCAGCTGAAATGGAGTACAGAAGAGCTATTTCTAATGCTCCAAGTAAAGCTGTCGGTGCATATAACCTTGCCAACACGTATTACAAGAATGGAAACTACGACGAAGCCCTATTTAGAACTCAAGAAGCGGTCGAAAATGCGCAAACCAAAGACGAAAAACACAGAGCTTACCATAATCTTGGCAATATTTTAATGCAAGAAGACAATTGTAAAGAAGCAGTAGAAGCTTTTAAAAATGCTTTAAGGAATAATCCCTCAGACGAAGAAACAAGATATAATTTTGCTCTGGCAAAAGAATGTGCAGAGCAACAAAAAGATGGTGGTGGTGAAGACAATAAAAAGGACGAGAATAAAGAAGAAGAAAAAGACAAAGAGAAGGAAGAAAAGAAAGAAGACGAAAATAAAGACAATAAAGACAAAAAAGACGAAGGAGACGACGATAAAAAGGAAGGGGATAAAGAGCAAGACGACAAAGGTAAACCACAAGATGATAAGAAAAACAACGGTGATAAGGAGAATGAAAAAAAAGACCCAAACCAAAAGTCTAAACCAAAGCCAGGACAGATGTCTCCTCAGCAAATGAAAAACATTCTAGAAGCCATGCAAAATCAAGAACAAAAAGTTCAACAAAAAATTAATGCAGAAAAGCAAAAAGGAGCTAAAGTAAGGACAGAAAAAGATTGGTAG
- a CDS encoding tetratricopeptide repeat protein, producing the protein MKYLTALIFCFFSTIVIPQNDTLFDQANALYNDGKYAEAIDKYEAILSSGQHSAELYFNLGNANYKLNNVAPSIYYYEKALLLKPNDKDIINNLTGYAKNMTVDAIDTVPQVGFSRIINNVINLFSVDTWAQIAITGVILFVALFLLYHFSHATSRKRMAFVISLASLFFSCFSVAMAFQRQNLYKKDNPAIVFAQESRVRSEANKSSEEVFRLHEGTKVQVLETYEDWKKIQLSDKSTGWIPSKDIKILKTF; encoded by the coding sequence ATGAAGTATCTTACTGCCTTAATATTTTGTTTTTTTAGCACCATTGTTATTCCTCAAAACGATACGCTTTTTGATCAAGCCAATGCATTGTATAATGATGGTAAGTACGCAGAAGCTATTGATAAATATGAAGCCATTTTAAGTTCGGGCCAACATTCTGCTGAATTATACTTCAATCTAGGAAATGCAAATTATAAACTTAACAATGTAGCACCGAGTATATATTATTACGAAAAAGCATTACTACTAAAACCAAACGATAAAGACATAATAAATAATTTGACAGGCTACGCCAAAAACATGACTGTTGATGCCATAGATACTGTACCTCAGGTAGGATTTTCTAGAATCATTAATAATGTTATCAATTTATTTAGTGTAGATACTTGGGCTCAGATTGCCATAACTGGCGTTATTTTATTTGTAGCCTTATTTTTATTATATCATTTTTCTCATGCAACCTCAAGAAAGAGAATGGCTTTTGTAATAAGTTTAGCAAGCTTGTTTTTTTCTTGTTTTTCAGTAGCCATGGCGTTTCAGAGGCAAAATTTATACAAAAAAGATAATCCTGCCATTGTATTTGCACAAGAATCTAGGGTAAGGTCTGAGGCTAACAAGAGCTCAGAAGAAGTATTTAGACTTCATGAGGGTACCAAAGTACAGGTGTTAGAGACCTATGAAGACTGGAAAAAAATCCAGCTTTCAGATAAATCTACAGGTTGGATCCCTTCAAAAGACATAAAAATCTTAAAGACCTTTTAA
- a CDS encoding carbonic anhydrase family protein → MKAHTRETQATITPEKALQYLKEGNTRFQKNQKANRNLLEQVNDTAKGQFPFATILSCIDSRVSAELVFDQGLGDIFSIRIAGNFVNQDILGSMEFACKLAGTKLILVLGHTSCGAVKGACDHARMGNLTALINKIEPAVHAVEEPVDESARNSSNLEFVDAVSKKNIEMTLDNIRNQSVILNDMEKNGEIKIIGGMYNISTGKVEFYT, encoded by the coding sequence ATGAAAGCACATACAAGAGAAACTCAAGCCACGATTACGCCTGAAAAAGCTCTTCAATATCTTAAAGAAGGAAATACTAGATTTCAAAAAAATCAAAAAGCAAATAGAAACTTGCTAGAGCAGGTTAATGATACAGCAAAAGGCCAGTTTCCCTTTGCAACAATTTTGAGTTGTATAGACTCTAGAGTTTCAGCAGAATTGGTTTTTGACCAAGGTTTAGGGGATATTTTTAGTATAAGAATTGCGGGTAATTTTGTAAATCAAGATATACTAGGGAGCATGGAATTTGCTTGCAAGTTAGCAGGTACAAAACTCATTTTGGTATTAGGTCATACAAGTTGTGGTGCAGTTAAAGGAGCCTGTGACCATGCAAGGATGGGTAACTTAACCGCACTTATAAATAAAATAGAGCCAGCTGTCCATGCCGTAGAAGAGCCAGTAGATGAGTCTGCTCGAAATTCTTCTAATTTAGAATTTGTGGATGCCGTTTCAAAAAAGAACATCGAAATGACTTTAGATAATATTAGAAACCAAAGTGTCATTTTGAACGATATGGAGAAAAACGGCGAAATAAAAATCATTGGTGGTATGTACAATATAAGTACTGGTAAAGTAGAGTTTTACACCTAA
- a CDS encoding SulP family inorganic anion transporter, protein MYKSLKSDIPASIVVFFVALPLCLGIALASGAPLFSGLIAGIIGGIVVGFLSGSQIGVSGPAAGLAAIVLTAITALGGWENFLVAVVLGGIIQIIFGILRLGIIGYYFPSSVIKGMLTGIGIIIILKQIPHFFGYDIEPEGADSFIEPSGENTFSAILSALDNITIGSTVIGVISLLILLLWSNILIKKGKFFEIVQGPLVAVVVGIIFYLLTNENETLAIEVSHLVSVPVPDGIDSFIGQFSFPNFSVITRGDVILTGFTIALVASLETLLCVEATDKLDPHKRVTPTNRELLAQGAGNIVSGFIGGLPITQVIVRSSANVQSGGQTKASAIIHGFLLLISVLVIPRILNYIPLSVLAAILFIVGYKLAKPSTFKAMYNGGWMQFVPFIVTVLGIVFLDLLKGIGLGLAIGIFIVLYRSYRNSHFLHKEGEDIDDGKIKMTLAEEVTFFNKGAILKELDRVPHNSTLELDVRNTKYLDNDIIEILEDFAFKAKERNINIKLFSERGIVENPDSFVTFFKAKKKG, encoded by the coding sequence ATGTACAAATCATTAAAAAGCGATATACCGGCAAGTATTGTGGTATTTTTTGTAGCATTGCCATTATGTTTGGGTATTGCTCTAGCTAGTGGAGCACCATTGTTTTCTGGCTTAATAGCAGGAATTATAGGTGGTATTGTCGTTGGTTTTTTAAGTGGTTCTCAAATAGGAGTAAGTGGTCCGGCCGCTGGCCTAGCAGCAATTGTATTAACAGCGATTACCGCATTAGGTGGGTGGGAAAACTTTTTGGTAGCTGTTGTGCTCGGAGGTATAATTCAAATTATTTTCGGGATTCTCAGGCTTGGTATAATAGGGTACTATTTTCCTTCTTCCGTAATTAAAGGAATGCTTACAGGAATAGGTATAATTATAATATTGAAACAAATTCCTCATTTTTTTGGATACGATATAGAACCTGAAGGTGCAGATAGTTTTATAGAACCCTCTGGCGAAAATACGTTTTCAGCAATTCTCTCAGCATTAGATAATATTACCATAGGATCGACTGTAATAGGAGTTATTAGTTTACTCATACTTTTATTGTGGAGTAACATTCTTATAAAAAAAGGGAAGTTTTTTGAAATCGTCCAAGGACCACTTGTTGCTGTAGTGGTAGGAATAATATTCTATTTATTAACTAATGAAAATGAAACATTAGCCATTGAGGTCTCCCACTTGGTGAGTGTACCTGTTCCCGATGGAATAGATTCGTTTATTGGTCAGTTCAGTTTTCCTAATTTTAGTGTAATTACAAGAGGAGATGTAATACTCACCGGTTTTACCATTGCACTAGTAGCATCCTTAGAAACTCTTTTGTGTGTGGAGGCGACCGATAAGTTAGATCCTCATAAGAGAGTAACACCAACCAACAGAGAACTTTTAGCTCAAGGAGCAGGTAATATTGTATCTGGTTTTATTGGTGGTTTACCAATAACTCAAGTTATTGTACGCAGTTCTGCTAATGTGCAATCTGGTGGTCAAACTAAGGCAAGTGCAATTATTCATGGGTTTTTGTTACTTATATCAGTACTTGTTATACCTCGTATATTAAATTATATACCTCTTTCCGTGCTGGCAGCTATACTGTTTATTGTAGGTTACAAATTGGCAAAACCGTCAACATTTAAGGCCATGTATAACGGTGGGTGGATGCAGTTTGTACCCTTTATTGTAACCGTATTGGGAATTGTATTTTTAGATCTTCTAAAAGGAATTGGTCTAGGTCTTGCCATAGGCATATTCATTGTGCTTTACAGAAGCTATAGAAACTCTCACTTCTTACATAAGGAAGGTGAAGATATTGATGATGGCAAAATTAAAATGACGCTAGCTGAAGAAGTTACATTCTTTAATAAAGGTGCCATTTTAAAGGAGTTAGACCGTGTGCCACACAATTCTACTTTAGAGTTAGATGTAAGAAATACCAAATATTTAGATAACGATATTATAGAAATCCTTGAAGATTTTGCATTTAAAGCCAAAGAACGAAATATAAATATTAAATTGTTTTCTGAACGAGGAATAGTTGAAAACCCAGATAGTTTTGTTACATTCTTTAAGGCAAAGAAGAAGGGTTAA
- a CDS encoding TlpA family protein disulfide reductase, protein MKKLATILLILPLLAFAQSVKGTFSPSEDFTHAFLYEATPEGANYISHGELNDEGQFEIKIDSSAAPGIYKIVYAIPPEENNFDFIYDGKETVAFNFSQENGVEFTESEENKLWASYLKSMDMVNQTIANYYEKDGKDKEGFKSVFNVLKETQTNYENSSQGKLVSAFIMANRPYIPAEYEDFNTYSKNVKNNYFSQIDFSNYILQSSTFLIDRVVSYVFNMVENPTNDTYKTLIDDVANAIDSKDLNIKTYLLEIIWQRFVSQENHNVANYITDKHLLDLANQTGNKVLAETISSYKNTSIGTKAPNFEIVSSETTTSLHDLKGSEYYLLVFWSSGCGHCLNELPKVKDLVANKSNIKVVAFGLEEEPSKWTEEIKKYPNFIHNIGLGKWDNPIVKTYGIAATPMYFLLSSDKIIMSKPYGFEDLEVVLKEL, encoded by the coding sequence ATGAAAAAACTAGCTACGATTCTATTAATTCTTCCTCTTTTAGCTTTTGCACAAAGCGTTAAAGGTACATTTTCACCATCCGAAGATTTTACACATGCATTCTTGTACGAGGCTACTCCAGAAGGAGCAAATTATATAAGTCATGGCGAATTAAATGACGAGGGACAATTTGAAATTAAAATAGATTCTAGTGCTGCGCCAGGCATTTATAAAATCGTTTATGCAATTCCACCAGAAGAAAACAACTTTGATTTTATTTATGATGGTAAAGAAACTGTGGCTTTTAATTTCAGCCAAGAAAACGGTGTAGAATTTACAGAGTCAGAAGAAAATAAACTTTGGGCGTCGTACCTAAAAAGTATGGATATGGTCAATCAAACCATTGCCAATTATTACGAAAAAGATGGCAAGGACAAAGAAGGTTTTAAGTCGGTTTTTAATGTTTTAAAAGAAACACAAACCAATTACGAAAACTCATCGCAAGGTAAGTTAGTTTCTGCCTTTATTATGGCTAATAGACCTTATATTCCTGCTGAATATGAAGATTTTAACACCTATTCTAAAAATGTAAAAAACAACTATTTCAGTCAAATAGACTTCAGCAACTATATTTTACAAAGCTCTACATTTTTGATAGATCGTGTGGTGTCTTATGTATTTAACATGGTAGAAAACCCTACAAACGACACTTATAAAACTTTAATAGATGATGTTGCTAATGCTATAGATAGTAAAGATTTGAATATAAAAACGTATCTATTAGAAATAATATGGCAACGCTTTGTATCGCAAGAAAATCATAACGTTGCTAATTATATTACCGATAAGCATTTATTAGATTTAGCTAATCAAACAGGTAATAAAGTATTAGCAGAAACTATAAGTTCTTACAAGAACACGTCTATTGGTACTAAAGCTCCAAATTTTGAAATTGTTTCTTCAGAAACTACGACAAGCCTTCACGATCTTAAAGGATCTGAATACTATTTACTTGTGTTTTGGAGTAGTGGTTGTGGGCATTGCCTTAATGAACTTCCAAAAGTTAAAGATTTGGTTGCTAATAAAAGCAATATTAAAGTGGTGGCTTTTGGTTTGGAAGAAGAGCCATCTAAATGGACAGAAGAGATAAAAAAGTATCCAAATTTTATTCATAACATAGGATTGGGCAAATGGGACAACCCAATTGTAAAAACCTATGGAATTGCAGCTACACCAATGTATTTCTTATTAAGCAGTGATAAGATTATTATGTCTAAACCTTATGGTTTTGAGGATTTAGAGGTGGTTTTGAAAGAATTGTAA
- a CDS encoding nicotinic acid mononucleotide adenyltransferase, with the protein MKTLKLLFGFALSATLLTSCYTEELHINDNGPAISLDQLLHSYDLWYVDINATQGYGETPFLQIAFTLTFDNGRLFANNNLVGIGSQGNGFGVQIGNYDAYNMILDVNHVIDGFDSFDVYQIDHNTIELYNPFNDTSYFLDGYQRSTFDYDFVFYDNIHYFLQEYEAWEKVYTSNFGAINEFDNENYLQFLSGGNDSTFRSSQDVNINNPDNIYWDYTGVYGVGDVSGNMYLKTLTLDYDFFNNEFFELSVINDGAIELFHPNSGTAYEFEGRGYIAYYRSSDAQGNIAKQLETPKKRKQKTPKVDNLRENTRS; encoded by the coding sequence ATGAAGACATTGAAATTACTTTTCGGATTTGCGCTTAGTGCTACGCTTCTTACGTCTTGTTACACGGAAGAGTTGCATATTAATGATAATGGACCTGCAATTTCTTTAGATCAATTATTGCATTCCTATGATCTGTGGTATGTAGATATTAATGCAACGCAAGGCTATGGCGAAACCCCTTTTTTACAAATAGCGTTTACCTTAACTTTTGATAATGGCCGCCTTTTTGCTAATAATAATTTGGTTGGCATTGGAAGCCAAGGCAATGGTTTTGGTGTACAAATAGGAAATTATGATGCCTATAATATGATATTAGACGTAAACCATGTGATTGATGGGTTTGATAGTTTTGATGTTTACCAAATAGATCATAATACCATAGAGCTTTACAATCCATTTAATGATACATCTTACTTTTTAGATGGTTATCAAAGATCTACTTTTGATTATGACTTTGTGTTCTATGACAATATTCATTATTTCTTACAAGAGTATGAAGCTTGGGAGAAAGTTTATACAAGCAATTTTGGAGCTATAAACGAGTTTGATAACGAAAACTATCTACAGTTTTTATCTGGTGGAAACGACTCTACATTTAGAAGTTCTCAGGATGTAAATATTAACAATCCAGACAACATATATTGGGATTATACAGGTGTTTATGGTGTAGGTGATGTATCTGGCAATATGTACTTAAAAACTTTAACGTTAGATTATGATTTCTTCAACAATGAATTCTTTGAATTGAGCGTTATTAATGATGGGGCAATAGAGTTGTTTCACCCAAATTCTGGAACCGCATATGAGTTTGAAGGTAGAGGTTATATAGCATACTACAGAAGTTCTGATGCGCAAGGGAATATTGCCAAGCAACTAGAAACGCCTAAAAAGCGTAAACAAAAAACACCTAAGGTAGATAACCTTAGAGAAAATACAAGGAGCTAA